Proteins co-encoded in one Aethina tumida isolate Nest 87 chromosome 7, icAetTumi1.1, whole genome shotgun sequence genomic window:
- the LOC109601082 gene encoding 60S ribosomal protein L44 → MVNVPKIRRTFCKKCKVHKPHKVTQYKKSKERQASQGRRRYDRKQQGFGGQSKPILRKKAKTTKKIVLRMECSDCKYRKQIPLKRCKHFELGGDKKRKGQMIQF, encoded by the exons ATG GTGAACGTACCAAAAATCCGTCGCACCTTCTGCAAGAAGTGCAAAGTGCACAAGCCACACAAAGTGACCCAATacaaaaaatccaaggaacgTCAAGCTTCGCAAGGTAGAAGACGTTACGACAGAAAACAACAGGGTTTCGGTGGTCAATCCAAGCCCATCTTGCGTAAAAAG GCGAAAACTACCAAGAAAATCGTATTGAGAATGGAATGCTCAGACTGCAAGTACAGGAAGCAGATCCCATTGAAAAGGTGCAAGCACTTCGAACTTGGTGGTGACAAGAAACGCAAGGGTCAAATGATTCAGTTCTAG
- the LOC109601064 gene encoding WASH complex subunit 3, which translates to MQVDDLLLSIDPNVDYTKIQPVQQKNTVSFVNQFTMRTVQFLNRFAQTCESRFMDFEYKLQKVEASLLILESQLSSISGLENESKIQKDDPVLKQLPELEPEEKQDNQQGILEEVKTEIVQVDGIKACEDPRYKKFFKMVQFGVPEPAVKLKMKNEGIDPSILDKPNDVIPGVPEPENCAESDDSSD; encoded by the exons ATGCAAGTGGACGATTTACTGCTCTCGATCGACCCGAATGTCGACTACACGAAG ATTCAACCggtacaacaaaaaaatactgtttcgTTTGTAAATCAGTTCACAATGCGGACCGTTCAGTTTTTGAATCGGTTCGCGCAGACTTGTGAATCCAGGTTCATGGATTTCGAATACAAGCTCCAAAAGGTGGAAGCTTCGCTTTTAATTCTCGAATCTCAG ttgTCATCAATATCAGGACTAGAAAATGAatctaaaatacaaaaagatGATCCAGTGTTGAAGCAGTTGCCTGAATTAGAACCCGAGGAAAAACAAGATAACCAACAAGGTATATTGGAGGAagtaaaaactgaaattgttCAAGTTGATGGAATTAAAGCTTGTGAAGACCCAAGATACAAGAAGTTTTTTAAGATGGTACAATTTGGTGTGCCAGAACCAGctgttaaattgaaaatgaaaaatgaaggGATTGATCCTAGTATATTGGA taaaccCAATGATGTGATACCAGGAGTGCCTGAACCTGAAAATTGTGCTGAATCTGATGATAGttcagattaa